The DNA sequence AAATTCCTGGCCAACCCTCCAAGGATGCGGGTGCGCAGATCCGGTTTACCCGGTTGCCCCACCTCAGACCCGAGCAGGTCACGCCAGTGCGCCTCGTGCCGGGATTCCGCGTCAGCCAGGCGCAGGAGGATCTCGCGTTCCTCACCCGTGCGTTTACCCGCCAGCTCCCGGTAGACCTCGGCTTCCGCGCGTTCATTGGCAAGGTACCGACGCCATCGACGAAGCTGATCAGGGGTGGGTTTTTCAGGAATGGTCCTCGTCGGATCGTCGCTCATGTGCAGTCCCTCTTCTGAAGGGACGTTCCACAGGATCTCACTGTGGACGCGGTCATCCCCTCTGTCTAGGAAGCGAGTCTAGGCGGTACCGAAACGACGGTCGCGACGGGCATACTCCTCCACAGCATTGAAGAGATCCTGCGGGGTGAAATCCGGGAAGAGTTTATCCTGGTACACCATCTCCGCATAGGCCGATTGCCAGAGGAGAAAATTGGAGGTCCGTTTCTCACCGGAGGGACGCAGGAAGAGATCCACATCCGGCATGTCCGGTTCATCGAGGAAGTTCGGGAAGGTCTTCTCCGTGATCTGCTCCGGGCGGAGTTCACCCTGAGCCGCCAGACGGGCGATCTCGCGGGCCGCATCGATGATCTCAGCGCGTCCACCGTAATTCACACACATGGCCAGGGTCATGGTGGTGTTGTCCTTGGTCAGCTCTTCAGCTGCCTCCAGTTCACGGATGACCGAACGCCACAGACGCGGACGCCGACCAACCCACCGTACGCGCACGCCCTTCCGGTTGAGTTCATCACGCTGGCGGCGCAGCACATCGCGGTTGAAGCCCATGAGGAACCGGACTTCATCGGTGGAGCGGCGCCAGTTCTCCGTGGAGAAGGCATACGCAGAGAGGTAGGGCACCCCGAGTGCCAGGCAGGCATCGACCACATCCATGAGCACGGCTTCGCCGCGTCGGTGGCCCTCGGTGCGCTTCATGCCCTTTTCAGTCGCCCAGCGACCGTTTCCATCCATCACCAGGGCGATATGCTCCGGGAGGAATTGGGCGGGAATGTTGGGGGGTACAAGTTCGCTCACAATGATCCATTGTGCCATGCCGGGATTGTCACACCTGGTCGAGTACCTCAAGTGTGGGAAGTTTGCGTTCCAGGTGCCACTGCAGGTGAGCTGTGGTGAGCCGGTGGATGGTGCCGGTGAGCTCCGGGTGTTCTGCCAGCACACGGTCACCCGCTCCCCTGGCCAGCAGCCACATCATGTGGAGGGCCTCAGCAGGAATCTCTGCACTGCCCTGTGGCCTGCAGTAGAGACAGACCGCACCACCGGCCCCCGGATGGAAGGCGGTGTGTGGGCCGGCGCGCCCGCACTGGGCACAGTCGAAGAGACTCGGGGCCCAGCCGGCGTGCTCCATGGAGCGGAGCATGAACTCATCAAGCAGGAGCACCGGATGAGGTGCACCCTGCATCCGTTGCAGAATCCCGGCGGTGGCATCAAAAAGATGTGGCCCCTCATCCATGGGGGCGATGTGTGAGGCTATCTCCAGGACAGCGGAGGCTGCTGAGTAGCGTTTGAAATCGTCGATGATGCCGGAGGCGTAGTAACCGACGGTGTCCGCCCCGGAGATGGTGGACAGGTTGCGCCCCGGGTAGAGCTGGACATCAAGTTCCACAAAGAGTTGGAGGCGGGAGCCGAACCGGGATTTGGAGCGTCGCACGCCCTTGGCCACGCCCCGGACGATGCCGTGGTCGCGGGTGAGCAGGACGATGACACGGTCGGCCTCCCCGAAGTCATGGGTACGCACCACCAGGGCACGATCCCGGTAACTTTCCCTGCGCACGCGCCTACCCTTTCACTCCCCTGCCAACTCCGGCTGTGATCCGAACCGCAGGGTCTGTTAGAACCCGAGGCGGTTCAGTGACTTCGGGTCGGACTGCCAGTTCTTCAGCACCTTGATGCGTAGATCCAGGTAGACGTTCTGGCCGAGCAGTTTGATGATCTGCAGGCGGGAGTTGTGGATGATGCGTCCCATCCGCTGGCCCTTGAATCCCATGATGATGTCCTTCTGGCCGACCCGCTCCACATAGATGATGGCGTGGACGGACAGGGTGCCGGGGCGGGTCGGATCCGGGAGGACCTCATCGATCTCCACGGCGATGGAGTGGGGCAGCTCATCCTTCAGACCGGACAGTGCCGCCTCACGGATCAGTTCAGACATCCGGGTCTCGGTGTCCTCATCGGTGATGTGATCATCCGGGTAGAACTTCGGGCCTTCGGGGAGCAGACCGGCAATGACGGTGGCCAGGGTATCCACATTCTCACCCGTGGTGGAGGACACCGGAACCACTTCGCTGGTGCCACCGAGAAGCTCGTGGACAGCCATCAGCTGAGCGGCAACCTGGTCACGCGATGCCTTGTCGATCTTGGTGATGATGCCCACGATCGGAGTCTTCGGGACAGCTGTGCGGACAGCATCGAGGATCCACCGGTCACCGGGCCCGATCTTCTCATGGGCCGGGATGGTCAGACCGATGAGGTCCACATCGGAATAGGTCTCCTTGACGGACTCATTGAGTCGCTCACCCAGCAGGGTGCGGGGGCGGTGCAGACCGGGGGTATCCACCACGATGATCTGGGCATCATCGCGGTGCACGAGACCACGGATCGGGTGGCGGGTTGTTTCGGGCTGATCAGCGGTGATGGCGATTTTCTCACCCACCAGCGCGTTGGTCAGGGTGGACTTGCCGGTGTTGGGTCGGCCGACGAAGCTGACGAAGCCGGAACGGAAACCCTCCGGGATATCGGTGAAACTCATAAATCCTCTAACTTCACATATTGGGATGATCGATCCAGCTCCACGCCACATCCCCCATGCTGCAAAAAGAGGGGGCACGCGACCTCAGGTCTGGATTCCTTGGATCTTTCCAGCATAGACCCTCCTCCGGGCTATCCCGCCATCCAGAACCCGGATCGTTAGCAACCGATCGCCTCACCTATTCCTGCGACCGGTATCACGAAACAGCAACACATCAACTACTCACTGGCCAATCTGATATCCCGCCCCAACCCCTATGAGCAGGCCCCAATCAATCAGCACCCCGACAAGCCAGCACTCCTGCCCCTAATCCTCCGACGTTTCAGTTTCCGAGACCACCACCACGACAGAGTGCATGCGCAGGCGCCCACGGCGATTACGTTCCCCTTCGGCGGTGAGCTTCAGACCGGAGCTTTCCACGGTGGCACCAGGCAGTGGGACGCGGCCGAGTTCATAGGCGAGGAGTCCGCCGATGGTGTCCACCTGGTCTTCGATCTCATCGGAGAATTCAATCTCATGATCCAGTTCATCCCGGATATGGTCCTGGAAATCCTCCAGGGACAGCCGCGACATGACGCGGAAGGTGCGGTCACCGATGTTCTCGATCGGGGCCACCTCATTGCTGTCGTATTCATCGGCGATCTCACCGACGATCTCTTCGAGGATGTCCTCAATGGAGATCAGTCCCGCGATGCCGCCGTATTCATCCACGAGGAGGGCGATGTGATTCTGTTCCTCCTGCATCTCCTGGAGAAGGGTGTCCAGTGAGCGGGAATCGGGAACGAACTTGGTGGGGCGCATGACCTGATCCACGGTGACGGAGTGTCCGCCATCCGTGGCGTAGTAGGTTTCCTTCACCAGGTCTTTGAGGTAGACCACACCGAGGATGTCATCCACGTTTTCACCGATGACGGGGATGCGGGAATGGCCTGAGCGTACGCAGAGTGCGGTGGCCTGGCCGGCTGTCTTGCCGGATTCGATCCAGATCATCTCCGGGCGTGGCACCATTACCTGGCGCACGGTGGTGGAGGCCAGGTCGAACACGGATTGGATCATCCGTCGCTCTTCGATCTCCACGATGCCGTGTTCCTGTGCGATGTCGACCATCTCACGCAGTTCCACTTCTGTGGCATAGGGTCCGTTGCGCAGACCGGGACCCGGGGCGATGACATTGCCCACCCAGATCAGCAGGCGGGCGACCGGCCCCAGAATCTTCTCCACTCCACTGAGCACCATGGCGCTACGCAGTGAGACGGTATAGGGGTTCTTGCGTCCAACGGTCCGACCGAACACCCCCACCACGGCGAATGTGAGCAGGGAAACCACTGCCACTGCGGCGATGATCGCCCAGGCATCATTGACCACCACGTGGACTGCGATCACACCGGCAAGCACAGCTGCGGTGGCATCCAGCAGGGTGCGCAGCATCACCAGCATGTTGATGTGGGTGGCTCGGTTGTCTATGACGTGCAGCAGAGCTTTTGATCCGCTGATCTCGTCCTTGTGCATCTGTTCGACGCGGGCACGGGAGACGGTGGATACGGCCGTCTCAATGGCCCCCAGTAGTCCGGAGAGCAGCAGGGAGCCCACTGTTGCCAGCGTCAGCCATAAGACGGTGTCGCCCATCTAGGGCTGTTCCTCAATGCCAGGGGTATCAGCTTCGGAAGCCTCGCCCGTCATTTTCCTGTCCAGTTCCATGCGTTCCGCGGCCGTGGGGAATGCACCCGGTCCGGTGGGCTTGGGCTGGTAGACCACGCCGCGTTTGTCCACGTCGTCATACCAGTCAGCCAGCAGTTCATTCTGGAGGGCGAACATTTCCCGCTCGGCTGCGGGTTCCATGTGGTCATAGCCCAGCAGGTGGAGGCAGCCGTGAACGGTGAGCAGGGCGAGTTCATGGGGCAGATCATGGCCGGCCTTGCTCGCCTGCTTCTCTGCAAATTCAGGGCACAGCACGATATCGCCGAGCATCGCCGGGCCGGGGCTGGCACCGTCAGGCCTGGAGTAGCCGGGGGTCAGCTCATCCATGGGGAAGCTCATCACATCGGTTGGACCTTCCAGGTCCAGCCACTTCACATGCAGATCCGCGATGGTGTCCATGTCCACGATGTGGATGGAGGCCTCCGCATCGGGGTGGATGTCCATCTCGCCGAGGGCGAAGGAGAGCACATCCATGAGCATCTCCTCGTTCACGCCCTCCCATCCGGATTCGTTGAATACCTCAATGCTCATGACAGTTTCTCCTGATCCCTGGCTTCACGTTCGGTCTGAGCTCGCAGATCCGCCTCGCGTTCCTCACGGGCACGACGGCGTTCTGATTCACGCTTTTCCTGCAGTTCCTCGTAGTCGTCATAGGCGTTGACGATGTGGCCGACCAGCTGGTGTCGCACCACGTCCTCCGAGGTCAGTTCGGAAAAGTGCACATCCTCCACACCGCGCAGGATGTGACGGACCAGGCGCAGGCCTGATTTCTGGCCTCCTGGAAGGTCCACCTGGGTGATGTCACCGGTGACCACCATCTTGGAACCGAAGCCCAGGCGGGTGAGGAACATCTTCATCTGCGCAGGGGTGGTGTTCTGGGCTTCATCCAGGATCACGAAGGCATCGTTGAGGGTGCGGCCACGCATATAGGCGAGTGGTGCGACCTCGACGATCCCGGCTTCCATCAGCTTCGGGATCACCTCGGGTTCGACCATGTCACGCAGCGCGTCATGCAGCGGGCGCAGGTAGGGATCGATCTTCTCATTCAGCGTGCCGGGCAGGAAGCCGAGCTTCTCGCCGGCCTCCACCGCGGGACGGGTGAGGATGATCCGGCTGACCTGTTTGGTCTGCAGCGCCTGGACGGCCTTGGCCATGGCGAGGTAGGTCTTGCCGGAACCTGCGGGACCGACACCGAACACGATCGTGTTCTCATCGATCGCATCCACATATTCCTTCTGCCCCAGGGTCTTGGCCCGGATGATCTTGCCGCGGCGGGCGATGATGTCACCGGTGAGGATCTCGGACACGGACTGCGGGGTCTCCACGTTGATCATGCTGATCACGTTCTTCACGGTATCCGTGCTGATCACATGGCCACGGCGGGCGATGGCCTGCAGCTCGTCCAGGATCCTGCCGGCGCGGGACACCTCGTGTGCGGGGCCGGTCAGCTCGATGCGGTTGCCCCTCGCGTGGAAATCGGCATCCACCTGGTTGTCCAGGACCTT is a window from the Corynebacterium faecale genome containing:
- a CDS encoding isoprenyl transferase, with amino-acid sequence MVSELVPPNIPAQFLPEHIALVMDGNGRWATEKGMKRTEGHRRGEAVLMDVVDACLALGVPYLSAYAFSTENWRRSTDEVRFLMGFNRDVLRRQRDELNRKGVRVRWVGRRPRLWRSVIRELEAAEELTKDNTTMTLAMCVNYGGRAEIIDAAREIARLAAQGELRPEQITEKTFPNFLDEPDMPDVDLFLRPSGEKRTSNFLLWQSAYAEMVYQDKLFPDFTPQDLFNAVEEYARRDRRFGTA
- the recO gene encoding DNA repair protein RecO yields the protein MRRESYRDRALVVRTHDFGEADRVIVLLTRDHGIVRGVAKGVRRSKSRFGSRLQLFVELDVQLYPGRNLSTISGADTVGYYASGIIDDFKRYSAASAVLEIASHIAPMDEGPHLFDATAGILQRMQGAPHPVLLLDEFMLRSMEHAGWAPSLFDCAQCGRAGPHTAFHPGAGGAVCLYCRPQGSAEIPAEALHMMWLLARGAGDRVLAEHPELTGTIHRLTTAHLQWHLERKLPTLEVLDQV
- the era gene encoding GTPase Era — translated: MSFTDIPEGFRSGFVSFVGRPNTGKSTLTNALVGEKIAITADQPETTRHPIRGLVHRDDAQIIVVDTPGLHRPRTLLGERLNESVKETYSDVDLIGLTIPAHEKIGPGDRWILDAVRTAVPKTPIVGIITKIDKASRDQVAAQLMAVHELLGGTSEVVPVSSTTGENVDTLATVIAGLLPEGPKFYPDDHITDEDTETRMSELIREAALSGLKDELPHSIAVEIDEVLPDPTRPGTLSVHAIIYVERVGQKDIIMGFKGQRMGRIIHNSRLQIIKLLGQNVYLDLRIKVLKNWQSDPKSLNRLGF
- a CDS encoding hemolysin family protein; translation: MGDTVLWLTLATVGSLLLSGLLGAIETAVSTVSRARVEQMHKDEISGSKALLHVIDNRATHINMLVMLRTLLDATAAVLAGVIAVHVVVNDAWAIIAAVAVVSLLTFAVVGVFGRTVGRKNPYTVSLRSAMVLSGVEKILGPVARLLIWVGNVIAPGPGLRNGPYATEVELREMVDIAQEHGIVEIEERRMIQSVFDLASTTVRQVMVPRPEMIWIESGKTAGQATALCVRSGHSRIPVIGENVDDILGVVYLKDLVKETYYATDGGHSVTVDQVMRPTKFVPDSRSLDTLLQEMQEEQNHIALLVDEYGGIAGLISIEDILEEIVGEIADEYDSNEVAPIENIGDRTFRVMSRLSLEDFQDHIRDELDHEIEFSDEIEDQVDTIGGLLAYELGRVPLPGATVESSGLKLTAEGERNRRGRLRMHSVVVVVSETETSED
- the ybeY gene encoding rRNA maturation RNase YbeY — encoded protein: MSIEVFNESGWEGVNEEMLMDVLSFALGEMDIHPDAEASIHIVDMDTIADLHVKWLDLEGPTDVMSFPMDELTPGYSRPDGASPGPAMLGDIVLCPEFAEKQASKAGHDLPHELALLTVHGCLHLLGYDHMEPAAEREMFALQNELLADWYDDVDKRGVVYQPKPTGPGAFPTAAERMELDRKMTGEASEADTPGIEEQP
- a CDS encoding PhoH family protein, translating into MTSPRNTRPDVVSTVYNLQRELAPTVLGVTDDNLKVLDNQVDADFHARGNRIELTGPAHEVSRAGRILDELQAIARRGHVISTDTVKNVISMINVETPQSVSEILTGDIIARRGKIIRAKTLGQKEYVDAIDENTIVFGVGPAGSGKTYLAMAKAVQALQTKQVSRIILTRPAVEAGEKLGFLPGTLNEKIDPYLRPLHDALRDMVEPEVIPKLMEAGIVEVAPLAYMRGRTLNDAFVILDEAQNTTPAQMKMFLTRLGFGSKMVVTGDITQVDLPGGQKSGLRLVRHILRGVEDVHFSELTSEDVVRHQLVGHIVNAYDDYEELQEKRESERRRAREEREADLRAQTEREARDQEKLS